The Maylandia zebra isolate NMK-2024a linkage group LG7, Mzebra_GT3a, whole genome shotgun sequence genome contains a region encoding:
- the si:dkey-12e7.1 gene encoding uncharacterized protein si:dkey-12e7.1, translating to MTTNIISSPFIMSPRKRTLVPVSSRRKAADDYFPFNLLPVECQLHVLSFLNEVDKCSCALVCASWSCLVRSWKLWRVADYSRRVGFHLGQEGLLVSNREFERWKSWVQHYTYHLISRRASLLTLRASFDLGDRCNKWGELLSHLLDNVHCRDLSHLDLNWTFTLLEPLDLRVHSSPSSHQDNITKMDKVTRFQELLSKLTQNCPRISKMRLHFDWSDLSVSLLTQFQQLRVLELKYFWVFKCVTPSTLQMLIKSLPNLKSLTLNILVPLRNLGISYTLESQSLEFLDVSPSRGLVFSCLKLPALRELRAKKIVLRVTLDRRTRTRIQSRWPCLYHVLREGTPRLQALNNERLLPTWREKSYGELTAILEQSCYCVQHLDSWLW from the exons ATGACCACGAATATTATTTCTTCACCGTTCATCATGTCCCCACGAAAAAGAACCCTCGTCCCGGTAAGCAGCCGGCGGAAAGCAGCGGACGACTACTTCCCCTTCAACTTGCTGCCGGTGGAGTGCCAGCTGCACGTCCTGTCCTTTCTGAACGAGGTGGATAAGTGTAGCTGCGCCCTGGTTTGCGCAAGCTGGAGCTGCCTCGTCCGCTCGTGGAAGCTGTGGCGGGTGGCCGACTACTCCCGTCGTGTTGGCTTCCACCTCGGTCAGGAGGGGTTGCTCGTTTCCAACCGGGAGTTCGAGAGGTGGAAATCCTGGGTCCAGCACTACACCTACCACCTCATCTCCCGCCGGGCCAGCCTGCTCACGCTGAGGGCCAGCTTCGACCTGGGGGATCGCTGCAACAAGTGGGGCGAGCTGCTGAGCCACCTACTGGACAATGTCCACTGCAGAGACCTCAGCCACCTCGACCTTAACTGGACTTTTACTCTTTTAGAGCCGCTCGACCTCAGGGTCCACTCCAGCCCCAGTTCCCACCAGGATAACATTACCAAAATGGACAAG GTGACCCGCTTTCAGGAGCTGCTGAGCAAGCTGACCCAGAACTGCCCACGCATCTCCAAGATGCGCCTACATTTTGACTGGTCGGATTTGTCCGTGTCGCTGCTCACGCAGTTCCAGCAGCTCCGAGTCCTCGAGCTCAAATACTTCTGGGTCTTTAAATGCGTGACTCCCTCAACGCTGCAGATGCTCATCAAATCCCTGCCTAACCTCAAGTCTCTGACGTTAAACATCTTGGTGCCGCTGAGGAACCTCGGCATCTCCTACACCCTGGAGTCTCAGTCTCTGGAGTTTTTGGACGTGTCTCCGAGCCGAGGCTTGGTCTTCTCCTGCCTTAAGCTGCCAGCCCTGCGTGAACTTCGAGCCAAGAAGATTGTCCTGCGTGTCACGCTGGACCGCAGGACCAGGACGCGCATCCAGAGCCGCTGGCCCTGCCTGTACCACGTCCTCCGGGAGGGGACGCCGAGGCTTCAGGCTCTAAACAACGAGAGGCTCCTCCCTACATGGAGAGAGAAAAGTTACGGAGAGCTGACTGCTATCCTGGAACAGTCCTGCTACTGTGTTCAGCATCTAGACAGCTGGCTGTGGTAG